Proteins from one Polynucleobacter wuianus genomic window:
- the carA gene encoding glutamine-hydrolyzing carbamoyl-phosphate synthase small subunit codes for MLPSFPPAVLALADGTLFPGFSIGAPGETTGEVVFNTALTGYQEIITDPSYSRQIVTLTYPHIGNVGVNAQDAESDQIHAAGLVIKDLPKRVSNFRSEGSLDGYLTKAGVVGISGIDTRKLTRILRDKGAQSGAIVAGKLCEDYEALGKKALELAKAFPGMAGLDLAKVVTTKKSYEWREGEWDLHGPNGKPAYRTLDTSKPTKKVVAYDFGVKRNILRMLTERGCELTVVPAQTSAAEVLAMNPDGVFFSNGPGDPQPCDYAIAAAKEIIEKGVPTFGICLGHQIMGLAAGAKTLKMKFGHHGANHPVKDLDTGRVAITSQNHGFAVDANTLPSNLRVTHVSLFDGSLQGLAWTDKPALCFQGHPEASPGPHDIAYLFDRFVELMNAASKKEGK; via the coding sequence TTGCTTCCTTCTTTTCCTCCCGCCGTGTTGGCTCTAGCTGACGGCACATTATTTCCCGGTTTTAGTATTGGCGCCCCTGGCGAAACTACCGGTGAAGTCGTTTTCAATACCGCATTGACTGGTTATCAAGAGATCATCACTGATCCTAGTTATTCACGCCAAATTGTCACTTTGACATATCCCCATATCGGAAACGTCGGTGTAAATGCCCAAGATGCCGAGTCTGATCAGATTCATGCGGCAGGCTTGGTTATCAAAGACCTGCCAAAACGCGTTTCTAATTTCCGCTCCGAAGGGAGTCTTGACGGCTATCTCACTAAGGCCGGAGTTGTAGGCATTTCCGGAATCGATACCCGCAAGCTCACACGCATATTGCGTGATAAGGGAGCACAGTCTGGCGCGATTGTTGCCGGCAAGTTATGCGAAGATTATGAAGCCCTAGGTAAGAAAGCCTTAGAACTTGCAAAAGCATTTCCTGGAATGGCTGGTTTGGATTTGGCTAAGGTAGTTACCACCAAGAAGTCTTATGAATGGCGTGAAGGTGAGTGGGACTTGCATGGTCCAAACGGTAAACCTGCATACAGAACTTTAGACACCTCTAAACCAACGAAAAAAGTCGTCGCGTATGACTTTGGTGTGAAGCGCAATATTTTGCGCATGTTGACAGAGCGTGGTTGCGAATTAACAGTGGTGCCTGCGCAAACTAGCGCAGCAGAAGTATTGGCAATGAATCCTGATGGCGTATTTTTCTCAAATGGCCCTGGAGATCCGCAGCCTTGCGATTACGCAATTGCTGCCGCAAAAGAAATTATTGAAAAGGGTGTGCCTACCTTTGGTATCTGCTTGGGTCACCAGATTATGGGCTTGGCTGCAGGCGCCAAAACTTTGAAGATGAAATTTGGTCATCATGGAGCAAACCATCCGGTAAAAGATCTCGATACAGGTCGTGTAGCCATCACTTCCCAAAATCACGGATTTGCGGTGGATGCAAACACTCTACCGAGCAATTTGCGTGTTACCCATGTTTCTTTATTTGATGGCTCACTCCAGGGTTTAGCTTGGACTGATAAGCCAGCGCTGTGCTTCCAAGGACACCCGGAGGCCTCGCCAGGCCCCCATGACATAGCCTATTTATTTGATCGTTTTGTGGAGCTCATGAATGCTGCCAGCAAGAAGGAGGGCAAATAA